From a region of the Cucumis sativus cultivar 9930 chromosome 6, Cucumber_9930_V3, whole genome shotgun sequence genome:
- the LOC101221846 gene encoding trans-cinnamate 4-monooxygenase (The RefSeq protein has 2 substitutions compared to this genomic sequence): MDLLLLEKTLLGLFLSVVLAIAISKLRGKRFKPPPGPLPVPIFGNWLQVGDDLNHRNLTDLAKKFGDIFLLRMGQRNLVVVSSPELAKEVLHTQGVEFGSRTRNVVFDIFTGKGQDMVFTVYGEHWRKMRRIMTVPFFTNKVVQQYRQGWEFEAQSVVDDVKKNPESATTGIVLRRRLQLMMYNNMYRIMFDRRFESEDDPLFHKLRALNGERSRLAQSFEYNYGDFIPILRPFLRGYLKICKEVKETRLKLFKDYFVEERKKLANTKSTTNEGLKCAIDHILDAQQKGEINEDNVLYIVENINVAAIETTLWSIEWGIAELVNHPEIQRKLRNELDTVLGPGVPITEPDTQKLPYLQAVVKETLRLRMAIPLLVPHMNLHDAKLAGYDIPAESKILVNAWWLANNPANWKNPEEFRPERFLEEESKVEANGNDFKYLPFGAGRRSCPGIILALPILGITIGRLVQNFELLPPPGQSKLDTSEKGGQFSLHILKHSTIVVKPRVF, encoded by the exons ATGGATCTCCTCCTCTTGGAGAAGACTCTCCTCGGCCTCTTCCTCTCCGTCGTCCTCGCTATCGCCATTTCCAAGCTTCGCGGCAAGCGTTTCAAGCTTCCGCCGGGTCCTTTACCCGTCCCCATCTTCGGCAACTGGCTCCAAGTCGGTGATGACTTGAACCACCGTAACCTCACAGATCTCGCAAAGAAATTTGGCGATATCTTCTTGCTTCGGATGGGACAGAGGAACCTCGTCGTCGTTTCCTCCCCGGAATTAGCCAAGGAAGTGCTCCACACTCAGGGAGTTGAGTTCGGATCGCGAACCAGAAACGTCGTCTTCGATATCTTCACCGGTAAAGGTCAGGATATGGTTTTCACTGTCTATGGTGAACACTGGAGGAAAATGAGGCGGATTATGACTGTTCCGTTTTTCACTAACAAAGTAGTACAGCAATACCGTCAAGGATGGGAGTTCGAAGCTCAAAGTGTAGTGGATGATGTGAAGAAGAATCCAGAATCTGCGACTACTGGAATCGTTCTCCGACGGCGGTTGCAGCTTATGATGTACAATAACATGTACAGAATTATGTTCGATAGAAGATTCGAGAGTGAAGACGATCCTCTGTTTCACAAACTCAGGGCTCTGAATGGAGAGAGAAGCCGATTAGCGCAGAGCTTCGAATACAACTACGGCGATTTCATTCCGATCTTGAGGCCGTTCTTGAGAGGATATCTCAAAATCTGCAAGGAAGTTAAGGAAACGAGGCTGAAACTCTTCAAGGATTATTTCGTCGAGGAGAGGAA GAAACTTGCGAACACGAAGAGCACGACGAACGAGGGGTTGAAATGTGCGATCGATCATATATTGGATGCGCAACAGAAGGGAGAAATCAACGAAGATAATGTGCTTTACATTGTTGAGAATATTAATGTGGCAG CAATTGAAACAACATTATGGTCGATTGAATGGGGAATCGCGGAGCTAGTGAACCACCCAGAAATCCAAAGAAAGCTAAGAAATGAACTCGACACCGTACTCGGACCCGGTGTTCCAATCACTGAGCCAGACACACAAAAGCTCCCATACCTCCAAGCCGTGGTCAAGGAGACTCTCCGCCTTCGTATGACCATCCCATTACTCGTCCCTCACATGAACCTCCACGACGCCAAGCTTGCGGGCTATGACATTCCAGCGGAGAGCAAGATCCTAGTGAATGCTTGGTGGCTAGCCAACAACCCAGCCAACTGGAAGAACCCAGAAGAGTTCCGGCCCGAGAGGTTCTTGGAAGAGGAATCAAAGGTTGAAGCCAAtggaaatgattttaaatacttGCCTTTTGGTGCTGGGAGAAGGAGCTGCCCAGGAATCATCTTGGCTTTGCCAATTCTTGGTATTACAATTGGGCGTTTGGTTCAAAACTTTGAGCTGCTTCCTCCTCCTGGACAGTCTAAGCTGGATACTTCAGAGAAAGGTGGGCAATTTAGCTTGCATATTTTGAAACACTCCACCATTGTTGTTAAGCCAAGAGTGTTCTAA